From one Flavobacterium sp. N502536 genomic stretch:
- a CDS encoding cytochrome ubiquinol oxidase subunit I produces MEEMLFYDRMQFAFTITFHYLFPQLTMGLSLIIVYFKWKYLKTKNEQYNHATHFWMRIFALNFAMGVVTGIPMEFQFGTNWAKFSELTGGIIGQTLAMEGMFSFFLESSFLGLFLFGEKLLGHKWHFVTGLLICIGSWASGYLIIATHSWMQNPVGYEILENGKFVLTNFKALFLNPWLWPSYLHNQAASLVTSSFVVAGIGSFYILSKKNIVFGKLFLKTGVIFGLIASMIVAVPTGDLLAKNVVKYQPVTFAAMEGIFHTEKKGSEIVLIGQPDVKDKKLDNKIAVPNILSFLTYGNWEQEIKGLDQFEEDLHPTNISGLYYAYHIMVGLGTLFIGLMSFALLQLIRGKLYETRWILWSLLFMMPFPYIANTTGWYTAELGRQPWLVYNLMRTAAGASPTVSSGNTLFTLLGFIGLYLLLGMLFLLLIGKIINKGPHTEVITENK; encoded by the coding sequence ATGGAAGAAATGCTTTTTTATGACCGAATGCAATTTGCCTTCACAATTACTTTCCACTATCTTTTTCCGCAACTTACAATGGGTCTTTCGTTGATCATTGTTTACTTCAAATGGAAATACCTCAAAACTAAAAACGAACAATACAATCACGCCACCCATTTTTGGATGAGAATCTTCGCTCTGAATTTTGCGATGGGAGTGGTAACCGGAATCCCGATGGAATTTCAGTTTGGAACCAACTGGGCAAAATTCTCTGAGTTAACCGGAGGAATTATCGGTCAGACATTAGCCATGGAAGGCATGTTTTCGTTCTTTTTAGAATCTTCTTTTTTAGGACTGTTTTTGTTCGGAGAAAAGTTATTGGGACACAAATGGCATTTTGTTACCGGATTGCTAATTTGTATTGGTTCCTGGGCCAGTGGTTATTTAATCATTGCAACACATTCGTGGATGCAGAATCCTGTAGGTTATGAGATTTTGGAGAACGGAAAATTTGTGTTGACCAATTTCAAAGCGCTGTTTCTAAATCCGTGGTTATGGCCATCCTATTTGCACAATCAGGCCGCCTCTTTAGTAACAAGTTCTTTTGTTGTAGCGGGAATAGGTTCTTTTTACATTCTAAGCAAAAAGAACATTGTTTTTGGAAAACTATTTCTTAAAACGGGAGTAATTTTCGGATTGATAGCCAGCATGATTGTAGCTGTTCCAACTGGAGATTTATTGGCCAAAAATGTGGTGAAATACCAGCCTGTGACTTTCGCCGCAATGGAAGGAATTTTCCATACGGAGAAAAAGGGTTCTGAAATTGTTTTAATCGGTCAGCCCGATGTTAAAGATAAAAAACTGGACAATAAGATCGCCGTTCCAAACATCCTGAGTTTCCTGACTTACGGAAACTGGGAGCAGGAAATTAAAGGCCTGGATCAGTTTGAAGAAGATTTACATCCCACAAATATCTCAGGTTTGTATTATGCCTATCATATTATGGTTGGACTTGGAACGTTATTTATTGGTTTGATGTCCTTTGCTTTGCTTCAGTTGATCAGAGGCAAACTGTATGAAACCAGGTGGATTCTCTGGTCGCTGCTTTTTATGATGCCGTTTCCGTACATTGCCAATACGACTGGCTGGTACACGGCCGAGTTAGGCAGACAGCCCTGGCTGGTTTATAATTTAATGCGAACCGCAGCGGGTGCCTCTCCAACCGTTTCTTCGGGAAATACCCTGTTTACTTTACTGGGTTTTATAGGATTGTATCTTTTACTTGGAATGCTGTTTTTGCTTTTAATTGGAAAAATCATCAATAAAGGACCTCACACTGAAGTCATAACTGAAAATAAATAA
- a CDS encoding HD domain-containing protein — MNTEDLLSQIAFIKEIDKVKYIQRKTKLFHSDRNENDAEHSWHLALMAIVLAEHSDEPIDVLKVIKMVLIHDIVEIDAGDTFIYDSQKNHDNTAEERLAANRIFGLLPEKQAEELISIWEEFEAGQTNEAKFAKAMDRLEPLLQNTSNNGGTWKEFGVNYNKVYEKKSVIKEGSATLWNYAEGLINESVEKGILKKE, encoded by the coding sequence ATGAACACAGAAGATTTATTGAGTCAGATTGCCTTTATAAAAGAAATTGATAAGGTAAAATACATTCAGCGCAAAACAAAGCTGTTTCATAGTGACCGAAATGAAAATGATGCAGAACACAGCTGGCATTTGGCTTTAATGGCGATCGTTTTGGCAGAACATTCAGATGAGCCCATTGATGTTTTGAAAGTTATAAAAATGGTTTTAATCCATGATATTGTAGAGATCGATGCAGGAGATACTTTTATATACGATTCGCAAAAAAATCATGATAATACAGCAGAGGAACGATTAGCCGCGAATCGCATTTTTGGTTTGCTTCCGGAAAAGCAGGCCGAAGAACTAATTTCGATTTGGGAAGAGTTTGAAGCAGGTCAGACCAACGAAGCAAAATTTGCAAAAGCAATGGACAGACTGGAGCCTTTATTGCAAAATACGTCTAATAACGGCGGAACCTGGAAAGAGTTTGGCGTGAACTATAATAAGGTTTACGAAAAAAAGAGTGTTATAAAGGAAGGTTCAGCAACGTTATGGAATTACGCCGAAGGATTGATAAATGAAAGTGTTGAGAAAGGGATTTTAAAAAAGGAGTAA
- a CDS encoding MBL fold metallo-hydrolase: MKIEQIYTGCLAQGAYYITSDGEAAIIDPLREIQPYLDRLERDQVKLKYIFETHFHADFVSGHVDLSKETQAPIVYGPNATCEFDCISAKDGQEFKIGKVTIKVLHTPGHTMESTTFLLVDENGKDHAIFSGDTLFIGDVGRPDLAQKAAGMTQDQLAGILFHSLRDKIMTLADDVIVYPAHGAGSACGKNMSKETVSTIGNQKATNYALRANMTEAEFIIEVTDGLLPPPSYFSMNVAMNKQGYESFETVLHNGMKTIKAEEFEAVAEETGALILDTRSAANFSKGFIPQAINIGINGDFAPWVGTLIGDVKQPIVLVTETGLEEETVTRLSRVGFDSIIGHLEGGFEAWEKAGFEIDTVNRISADQFAAEFKPSEDKVIDIRKETEYSAEHIEDAYSKPLAYINDWVKDINPNEHFYLHCAGGYRSMIAASILQARGFRNFSEIEGGFGAISKTEIPKSDFVCQSKVLK, from the coding sequence ATGAAAATAGAACAAATTTACACTGGCTGTTTAGCTCAGGGTGCCTATTATATTACTTCCGACGGAGAAGCGGCAATTATTGATCCTTTAAGAGAAATTCAACCCTATTTAGATCGTTTAGAGCGCGATCAGGTAAAGTTGAAATATATTTTTGAGACTCACTTTCACGCCGATTTCGTTTCGGGACATGTTGATTTAAGCAAAGAAACTCAGGCGCCAATCGTTTACGGGCCTAACGCAACCTGCGAATTTGACTGCATTTCAGCAAAAGACGGACAGGAGTTTAAAATTGGAAAAGTGACTATTAAAGTATTGCATACTCCAGGACATACTATGGAAAGCACTACTTTTTTACTTGTTGACGAAAACGGAAAAGATCATGCCATTTTTTCTGGAGATACCTTATTCATTGGCGATGTTGGACGTCCGGATTTGGCTCAGAAAGCAGCCGGAATGACACAGGATCAGTTGGCCGGAATTTTGTTCCATTCGTTGAGAGATAAGATCATGACTTTGGCTGATGATGTGATCGTATATCCTGCCCATGGTGCAGGAAGCGCTTGCGGAAAAAACATGAGCAAAGAAACCGTTTCAACTATAGGAAATCAAAAAGCGACCAATTATGCGTTGCGCGCAAATATGACCGAAGCGGAATTCATTATCGAAGTTACCGATGGCTTATTGCCTCCTCCATCCTATTTCAGCATGAATGTTGCCATGAACAAGCAAGGTTACGAGAGTTTTGAAACTGTTTTGCACAACGGAATGAAAACGATAAAAGCGGAAGAGTTTGAAGCTGTAGCCGAAGAAACAGGAGCTCTGATACTGGATACCAGAAGTGCTGCCAATTTTAGCAAAGGTTTTATTCCACAAGCGATTAACATTGGAATCAATGGTGATTTTGCTCCATGGGTGGGTACTTTAATTGGCGATGTAAAACAGCCTATTGTACTCGTAACCGAAACCGGACTTGAAGAAGAAACTGTAACTCGTTTAAGCCGTGTAGGTTTTGACTCGATTATTGGTCATCTCGAAGGCGGTTTTGAAGCCTGGGAAAAAGCCGGTTTTGAAATTGATACGGTTAACCGAATTTCGGCCGATCAGTTTGCAGCTGAGTTTAAACCCTCTGAAGACAAAGTAATCGACATTCGCAAAGAAACCGAATACAGCGCAGAACATATCGAAGATGCGTACAGCAAGCCCCTCGCTTATATTAATGACTGGGTAAAAGACATTAACCCCAACGAACATTTTTATCTGCATTGTGCCGGAGGCTATCGCAGTATGATTGCAGCCTCAATTTTACAAGCTCGTGGTTTCAGAAATTTTAGCGAAATTGAGGGCGGTTTTGGAGCCATTTCAAAAACAGAGATTCCGAAATCAGATTTTGTTTGTCAAAGTAAAGTATTAAAGTAA
- a CDS encoding YeeE/YedE family protein encodes MLEILKEPWPWYVSGPLIGLTVPILLILGNKSFGISSSLRHICAACIPANISFFKYDWKKESWNLFFVFGIFLGGVIAAYFLANPNPVEITPQLSEQLATYGITDHSGLLPKELFSWETLFTLRGFIMIVVGGFLVGFGTRYAGGCTSGHAIMGISNLQWPSLVATICFMIGGFIMANLILPYILSL; translated from the coding sequence ATGCTAGAAATTTTAAAAGAACCTTGGCCTTGGTATGTTTCAGGACCGTTAATTGGTTTGACCGTTCCTATTTTATTGATTCTCGGAAATAAATCCTTCGGAATCAGTTCTTCGCTTCGTCATATTTGCGCGGCTTGTATTCCTGCCAATATTTCCTTCTTTAAGTACGACTGGAAAAAAGAGAGCTGGAATTTATTCTTTGTTTTCGGAATTTTCCTTGGCGGAGTGATTGCGGCTTATTTCCTGGCGAATCCAAATCCGGTTGAAATAACACCTCAACTTTCAGAGCAATTAGCGACTTACGGTATCACCGATCACTCGGGCTTGTTACCAAAAGAACTTTTTTCCTGGGAAACTCTATTCACCCTTCGTGGTTTTATCATGATTGTGGTAGGGGGATTTTTAGTTGGTTTCGGAACACGTTATGCCGGTGGATGTACAAGCGGACATGCTATAATGGGAATTTCAAACTTACAATGGCCGTCATTGGTAGCCACAATTTGTTTTATGATTGGAGGTTTTATCATGGCAAATTTGATCCTGCCGTACATTCTTTCACTTTAA
- a CDS encoding YeeE/YedE family protein, which produces MTNLENKNTDTEGINGSQLKDSGFSNLKYLLVGIVFGIVFVKAEIISWYRIQEMFQLQSFFMYGVIGSAVAVGVISVQLIKKFNIKTIRGEKIEIQPKTFSKGQIYGGLLFGFGWAITGACPGPLFAQIGTGVTVIVVTLLSAIFGTWVYGWIKDKLPH; this is translated from the coding sequence ATGACTAATCTGGAAAATAAAAATACTGATACTGAAGGAATCAACGGAAGTCAATTGAAAGACTCCGGATTCTCCAATCTAAAATATCTTTTGGTGGGAATTGTTTTTGGAATTGTTTTCGTAAAAGCAGAAATCATCAGCTGGTACCGAATTCAGGAAATGTTTCAATTGCAATCCTTCTTTATGTATGGCGTAATTGGAAGTGCCGTCGCGGTTGGAGTGATCTCTGTTCAACTGATTAAAAAATTCAACATTAAAACGATTCGAGGTGAAAAGATAGAAATTCAACCCAAAACGTTTAGCAAAGGACAAATTTATGGTGGCTTGTTATTTGGTTTTGGATGGGCCATTACAGGAGCTTGTCCAGGACCCTTATTTGCCCAAATCGGTACCGGAGTGACCGTTATTGTTGTGACTTTGTTAAGCGCAATTTTCGGAACCTGGGTTTATGGTTGGATTAAAGATAAACTGCCTCATTAA
- a CDS encoding alpha/beta hydrolase family protein — MNKIYFKILICLLLISCSNSKKTSSQISNNTYPVKLDTLELFDKSRNRKIPVAIFSPKTDSKINKQQLIIFSHGYGENKGGDNMIYSYLTENLASKGYYVISIQHELPSDDLLAMEGDFKVTRKPNWERGTDNILYVLNQFKTIKPELDFKHLTLIGHSNGGDMTALFASKYPKLVYKIITMDNRRMPLPRVNHPTVYTLRSKNYSADEGVLPTEQEQQKYGITVQLTPINHSDMDNDATIEERKIVNTYIEKYLSE; from the coding sequence ATGAACAAAATATATTTTAAGATTTTAATTTGCTTATTATTAATAAGTTGCTCGAATAGTAAAAAAACAAGCTCTCAAATATCAAATAATACCTATCCCGTTAAACTTGATACCTTAGAGTTATTCGACAAATCCAGAAATCGTAAAATTCCTGTTGCCATTTTTTCCCCAAAAACAGACTCAAAAATTAATAAGCAGCAGCTAATAATTTTTAGTCATGGATACGGAGAGAATAAAGGCGGAGACAATATGATCTATTCCTATTTAACAGAAAATTTAGCTTCAAAAGGATATTATGTTATTAGTATTCAGCATGAATTACCTTCTGACGACCTTTTGGCAATGGAAGGAGATTTTAAAGTTACAAGAAAACCAAACTGGGAAAGAGGTACTGATAACATTCTTTATGTTTTAAATCAGTTTAAAACCATAAAGCCAGAATTAGATTTTAAACATTTAACACTAATTGGTCATTCGAATGGTGGAGATATGACAGCTTTATTTGCAAGTAAATACCCTAAATTGGTTTATAAAATAATAACGATGGACAATCGAAGAATGCCTCTTCCAAGAGTTAACCACCCAACAGTATATACGTTACGCTCCAAAAACTATTCTGCAGACGAGGGTGTATTACCAACTGAACAAGAACAACAAAAATACGGAATAACAGTTCAGTTAACCCCTATCAACCATAGTGACATGGACAATGATGCAACAATCGAAGAACGTAAAATAGTAAATACATATATTGAAAAGTATTTAAGCGAATAG
- a CDS encoding GNAT family N-acetyltransferase, translating into MSQITENLILRKADISEVPQIWNILQDAIEQRRLDGSTQWQDGYPNELTIHTDIENDHGYVLTENNIILAYAAILFDKEPAYEDIEGQWLTDGDYTAVHRVAVSKLAKGKGIATKLFEKIEGLSIEHNIYSIKVDTNFDNIPMLKILDRLKYTYCGEVFFRGGARKAYEKKLA; encoded by the coding sequence ATGAGCCAAATAACAGAAAATTTAATTTTAAGAAAAGCGGATATTTCTGAAGTACCACAAATATGGAATATCCTGCAAGATGCTATTGAACAAAGACGTCTGGACGGAAGTACACAATGGCAGGACGGTTATCCTAATGAGCTAACCATTCATACCGATATCGAAAACGATCACGGATATGTACTTACAGAAAACAACATTATCTTAGCTTACGCTGCGATTCTTTTTGACAAAGAACCGGCTTACGAAGACATCGAAGGCCAATGGCTCACGGATGGTGATTATACTGCCGTACATAGGGTAGCCGTATCGAAGCTGGCAAAAGGCAAAGGCATTGCTACAAAACTGTTTGAAAAAATAGAAGGTTTATCCATCGAACATAACATATACAGTATAAAGGTAGATACGAATTTTGATAATATTCCGATGCTCAAAATTTTAGACAGACTAAAATACACCTATTGTGGTGAAGTTTTTTTCAGAGGAGGCGCAAGAAAGGCCTATGAAAAAAAATTAGCATAA
- a CDS encoding glycerol-3-phosphate dehydrogenase/oxidase, with protein sequence MKRPEQLTKLKSTEKWDVIIIGGGASGLGTALDAASRGYKTILLEAVDFAKGTSSRSTKLVHGGVRYLEQGNIHLVREALKERGLMAKNAGHLVKNQSFVIPNYNWWGGYFYTIGLTIYDLLAGRLSLGSSKYISKKKTIEMLPTVEEKGLVSGVIYHDGQFDDSRMAINIAQTAIEKGACVLNYFKVVNLLKDDTNQIIGVEAIDHETGHKYDIKGSAIINATGVFTNAIMKLNDTVYKKYIVPSQGIHLVFDKSFLPGEQALMIPKTSDGRVLFAVPWHNTIVVGTTDTLIRKHSLEPIALESEIEFVLETAQRFLAKKPTRADVLSVFAGLRPLAAPEEEGKSTKEVSRSHKIIVSETGLITITGGKWTTYRKIAEDIIDKAIRIGKLPKKACTTEHLPIHGNQATTDLNRMNHLYIYGSDIPKILELEQNEPELKEKLHSDHEFIMAEVAWAIRYEMARTVDDVLARRVRLLFLDARAAIQSSEKVARLLAKELGHDEAWINKEISNFKGIARGFLLKEFQ encoded by the coding sequence ATGAAACGCCCGGAGCAATTGACGAAATTAAAAAGCACTGAAAAGTGGGATGTGATTATAATTGGCGGAGGGGCAAGCGGTCTTGGAACTGCTCTTGACGCCGCAAGCAGAGGATACAAAACGATCTTGCTTGAAGCGGTAGATTTTGCAAAAGGAACTTCAAGCAGAAGTACCAAATTAGTTCATGGTGGCGTTCGCTATTTGGAGCAAGGCAATATTCACTTAGTGAGAGAAGCCTTAAAAGAGAGAGGTTTGATGGCCAAAAATGCTGGTCATCTAGTTAAAAACCAATCTTTTGTAATCCCTAATTACAACTGGTGGGGCGGTTACTTTTATACGATAGGATTAACCATTTATGATTTACTCGCAGGACGTTTAAGCTTAGGATCTTCAAAATATATTTCAAAGAAAAAAACAATTGAAATGCTTCCTACCGTCGAAGAAAAAGGGTTGGTAAGTGGTGTTATTTACCACGACGGGCAATTTGACGATTCACGCATGGCCATAAACATTGCTCAAACAGCCATAGAAAAAGGAGCTTGCGTTTTAAATTATTTCAAGGTTGTAAACTTACTAAAAGACGATACCAATCAAATTATTGGCGTTGAAGCCATAGACCATGAAACAGGTCACAAGTATGACATAAAAGGCTCGGCAATTATTAACGCTACCGGGGTTTTTACAAATGCCATCATGAAACTAAACGACACGGTTTACAAGAAATATATCGTTCCGAGTCAGGGGATTCATCTCGTATTTGACAAATCCTTTCTGCCGGGTGAGCAAGCCCTTATGATTCCAAAAACCAGTGACGGACGAGTTTTATTTGCAGTACCCTGGCATAACACAATTGTAGTAGGAACAACTGATACCTTAATTAGAAAACACAGTCTTGAACCTATTGCGCTCGAAAGTGAAATCGAATTTGTTTTGGAGACTGCTCAACGCTTTCTGGCAAAAAAACCTACGAGAGCAGATGTTTTATCTGTATTCGCAGGTTTACGTCCTTTGGCAGCTCCCGAAGAAGAAGGAAAAAGTACCAAAGAAGTTTCGCGAAGTCATAAAATTATTGTGTCGGAAACTGGCTTAATAACAATTACGGGAGGAAAATGGACTACTTACAGAAAAATTGCCGAAGATATCATCGATAAAGCGATCAGAATAGGAAAATTACCTAAAAAAGCCTGTACTACAGAGCATCTTCCCATCCATGGAAATCAGGCTACTACAGATTTAAACAGAATGAATCATTTGTATATTTATGGTTCTGATATTCCTAAAATACTCGAACTGGAACAAAATGAACCTGAATTAAAAGAAAAACTGCATTCAGATCACGAATTTATAATGGCCGAGGTAGCCTGGGCTATTCGGTATGAAATGGCCAGAACCGTCGACGACGTTTTAGCAAGACGGGTTCGATTATTATTCTTAGATGCCCGTGCTGCCATTCAATCATCTGAAAAAGTAGCACGATTGCTCGCAAAAGAACTGGGACATGACGAAGCCTGGATAAACAAAGAAATCTCAAACTTCAAAGGAATAGCCAGAGGTTTTCTTTTAAAAGAATTTCAATAG
- the glpK gene encoding glycerol kinase GlpK — protein sequence MQNKLILALDQGTTSSRAIVFNHGGEIVSISQKAFKQIFPKPGWVEHNPNEIWSSQISVAAEAIAKLGISGREIAAIGITNQRETTVVWDRETSQPVYNAIVWQDRRTAKYCDELKAQGHAEMIQTKTGLILDAYFSGTKVKWILDNVPGARKKAEQGKLCFGTVDTWLIWKLTRGKLFMTDVSNASRTLLFNINTLEWDDELLALFDIPRAMLPEVKESSTIYGESSTTLFSSKIPIAGVAGDQQAALFGQLCTTKGMIKNTYGTGCFVLMNTGEKPIRSANNLLTTIAWKINGKTTYALEGSVFVGGAAVQWLRDGAKMINKSEEIETLAASVPDNGGVYFVPALTGLGAPHWDQYARGAIFGITRGTTSAHIARATLEGIAYQVNDLLKAMEADFGGKGKELKVDGGAATNNLLMQFQADIYGKTVTRPKTLETTALGAAYLAGLAVGYWSGLDDLKEQWSIDRVFSPKMPKQEVNKLVKNWNKAIGRASDWIEE from the coding sequence ATGCAAAACAAACTAATTCTGGCACTTGATCAGGGAACAACTTCTTCCAGAGCTATAGTCTTTAATCATGGAGGAGAAATTGTAAGCATTTCTCAAAAAGCATTTAAACAGATTTTCCCAAAACCCGGATGGGTCGAACATAACCCAAACGAAATCTGGTCTTCTCAAATTAGTGTAGCTGCAGAAGCAATTGCTAAATTGGGGATATCGGGAAGGGAAATAGCCGCAATTGGAATAACCAATCAACGGGAAACTACTGTTGTTTGGGATCGGGAAACAAGCCAGCCTGTTTACAATGCCATTGTCTGGCAAGATCGCAGAACCGCTAAATATTGTGACGAATTAAAAGCACAAGGACATGCCGAAATGATTCAGACCAAAACCGGATTAATTCTGGATGCTTATTTTTCAGGAACCAAAGTAAAATGGATCCTGGATAACGTTCCCGGAGCACGGAAAAAAGCAGAACAAGGAAAACTTTGTTTTGGAACTGTAGACACTTGGCTCATATGGAAACTGACCCGAGGTAAATTATTTATGACCGATGTTTCTAATGCCAGCAGAACTTTATTATTCAACATCAACACTTTAGAATGGGACGATGAATTATTAGCCTTATTTGATATCCCGAGAGCCATGCTTCCTGAAGTAAAAGAAAGCAGCACCATTTATGGCGAAAGCTCTACTACCCTGTTTTCATCAAAAATTCCTATTGCCGGTGTTGCAGGAGATCAGCAGGCGGCTCTTTTTGGTCAGTTATGTACCACCAAAGGAATGATAAAGAATACTTACGGAACAGGTTGTTTTGTATTGATGAATACAGGTGAAAAACCAATTCGTTCTGCCAACAATTTATTGACTACTATAGCCTGGAAAATTAATGGCAAAACAACCTATGCGCTGGAAGGAAGCGTTTTTGTTGGAGGCGCAGCTGTACAATGGTTAAGAGATGGCGCAAAAATGATTAACAAATCAGAAGAAATAGAAACTCTGGCTGCCAGTGTCCCCGATAACGGAGGGGTTTACTTTGTTCCTGCACTAACTGGTTTAGGAGCTCCACACTGGGATCAATATGCCAGAGGTGCGATCTTTGGAATAACCAGAGGAACTACCAGTGCGCACATCGCCAGGGCCACTTTAGAAGGAATTGCTTATCAGGTAAACGATCTGCTAAAAGCTATGGAAGCAGATTTTGGAGGAAAAGGAAAAGAATTAAAAGTAGATGGAGGTGCTGCTACCAATAATCTGCTCATGCAATTTCAAGCAGACATTTATGGAAAAACGGTTACCAGACCAAAAACGCTCGAAACAACAGCTTTAGGTGCAGCTTATTTGGCAGGACTTGCTGTAGGATACTGGTCGGGTCTTGATGATTTGAAAGAACAATGGTCTATAGATCGTGTATTTTCTCCAAAAATGCCAAAACAAGAAGTCAATAAACTGGTTAAAAACTGGAATAAGGCCATTGGCCGCGCCTCAGACTGGATCGAAGAATAA
- a CDS encoding MIP/aquaporin family protein: MTPFTAEILGTMIMILLGNGVVANVVLKDTKGNNSGWIVITTAWAFAVFTGVLVAGPVSGAHLNPIVTLALALIGKFNWNLVPAYILAQVIGAMLGAFFVWLSHKDHFAATEDENAKFACFATSPAIKNNLSNLISEIIATFVLIFSIFYIAGPHLQIATDPKATLGLGTIGALPVAIVVWAIGLSLGGTTGYAINPARDLGPRIVHAILPIKGSSNWSYAWIPIIGPIIGASLAALLYLILN; this comes from the coding sequence ATGACACCTTTTACAGCAGAAATTTTAGGTACTATGATAATGATCTTATTGGGTAATGGCGTCGTAGCAAACGTCGTACTGAAAGATACAAAAGGAAACAATTCGGGTTGGATTGTAATTACTACAGCCTGGGCATTTGCCGTTTTTACAGGCGTACTTGTTGCAGGACCTGTTAGCGGGGCACATTTAAATCCTATTGTTACACTTGCTTTGGCTCTTATCGGAAAATTCAATTGGAACTTAGTCCCTGCCTATATACTTGCCCAAGTAATTGGAGCCATGTTGGGTGCCTTTTTTGTATGGCTATCGCACAAAGATCATTTTGCGGCAACTGAAGATGAAAATGCCAAATTTGCCTGTTTCGCTACATCGCCGGCCATCAAAAATAATTTATCGAACCTAATAAGCGAGATCATTGCAACTTTTGTCCTGATCTTCTCCATTTTTTATATTGCCGGACCTCACCTGCAAATAGCCACAGATCCAAAAGCAACACTAGGTTTAGGAACCATTGGCGCACTTCCTGTCGCCATAGTCGTATGGGCAATAGGCCTGTCATTAGGAGGTACAACTGGTTACGCCATTAATCCCGCAAGAGATCTTGGACCAAGAATCGTACACGCCATCCTTCCTATAAAAGGAAGCAGCAATTGGAGTTATGCCTGGATTCCAATTATCGGGCCCATAATTGGAGCTAGTTTAGCCGCATTGTTGTACCTAATACTTAACTAA
- a CDS encoding MarR family winged helix-turn-helix transcriptional regulator, which produces MTIEEVIKSTVKMDNAKKVILNIMYTQNVIQDHFNELIKPYDLSGEQYNVLRILRGQKGNPANMCVIQERMLAKTSNTTRLVDKLLLKDFVTRNVCPGNRRKIEVLITQKGLDVLKELDPKVDEHERLFAENISAEELELLNQLLEKYRTQQN; this is translated from the coding sequence ATGACAATTGAAGAGGTTATAAAAAGTACAGTTAAGATGGATAATGCGAAAAAAGTTATCTTGAATATCATGTACACGCAAAACGTAATTCAGGATCATTTCAACGAGTTGATAAAACCCTATGATCTGTCCGGAGAACAATATAATGTACTTCGCATATTAAGAGGACAAAAAGGAAACCCTGCTAATATGTGTGTGATACAGGAGCGTATGCTGGCCAAAACAAGTAACACAACCCGTTTAGTAGACAAACTGTTATTAAAAGATTTTGTTACCCGAAATGTTTGTCCAGGAAATCGACGTAAAATTGAAGTTTTAATCACCCAAAAGGGATTAGACGTATTGAAAGAATTAGATCCGAAAGTAGATGAACACGAGCGTTTGTTTGCTGAGAATATAAGTGCCGAAGAATTAGAATTATTAAATCAATTATTAGAAAAATACAGAACCCAACAAAATTAA